One genomic region from Pyrobaculum islandicum DSM 4184 encodes:
- a CDS encoding transketolase family protein: MLDLEGLTPREALGRALADLGDLRKDVVVLVADTGETTRARFFAERHPERFFNVGIAEQSLVGIAAGLALAGFMPYALTFAAFMTRAWEQARNSVDRLALPVRLVGTHAGFADAYDGPSHQALEDIAIFRVLPNFTVLVPADSCEVYRAVTASATVKGPVYIRVGRDFHIPTTCDMYDKFEVGRAYVAVEGKDVAIFTTGVTLPFAIEAAQLLRDRGISAAVVHFPTVKPLDYAAVEKYAAATGAVLTVEEHMVHGGFGSAVAEHLSQTRPTKMAIMGLKSYGRTAKSPQELYQYYGLTPENIAARAEELVRLR, translated from the coding sequence ATGCTAGACCTCGAGGGGCTGACGCCGAGAGAGGCGCTGGGCCGCGCGTTGGCAGATCTTGGAGATCTGAGAAAAGACGTAGTAGTTCTTGTGGCAGATACAGGAGAGACCACGCGGGCTAGGTTCTTTGCAGAGAGACACCCAGAGCGGTTTTTCAACGTGGGCATAGCCGAGCAGTCTCTAGTTGGGATTGCAGCAGGCCTTGCTCTGGCGGGTTTTATGCCATATGCCCTCACCTTCGCCGCCTTTATGACAAGAGCTTGGGAGCAAGCCCGCAACTCTGTAGATAGGTTAGCCTTGCCTGTGAGACTCGTGGGCACCCACGCCGGATTTGCTGACGCCTACGACGGCCCCTCTCACCAAGCGCTGGAAGACATCGCAATCTTCAGAGTCTTACCCAACTTCACAGTGTTGGTCCCAGCGGACTCTTGCGAAGTCTATAGGGCGGTCACCGCCTCAGCCACCGTAAAGGGCCCCGTCTACATCAGAGTTGGGAGAGACTTCCACATACCCACCACTTGTGATATGTACGACAAGTTCGAGGTGGGAAGAGCCTACGTGGCTGTAGAGGGTAAAGACGTCGCCATATTTACTACTGGCGTTACTCTGCCCTTTGCAATAGAGGCAGCTCAGCTATTGAGAGACAGAGGCATCTCTGCGGCAGTGGTACACTTCCCCACCGTGAAGCCCCTCGACTACGCCGCCGTTGAGAAATACGCGGCGGCCACCGGCGCTGTGTTGACGGTAGAGGAGCACATGGTACACGGCGGCTTCGGCTCAGCCGTCGCTGAACACCTCTCCCAAACCAGGCCCACGAAGATGGCAATTATGGGCCTTAAGTCGTATGGAAGAACTGCGAAGAGCCCCCAGGAGCTGTATCAATACTACGGCCTCACTCCCGAAAACATCGCAGCAAGAGCCGAGGAGCTCGTGCGGCTGAGATGA
- a CDS encoding transketolase: MERGVSELAQLACKARKYLVLMAGYDPGMHLGSSLSVIEIVTALYGTGRVKFNVANGAHNRNYFVLSKGHAVHAIYALAAAMGYLSIDELRETGSLGSRLQNHPEVDTPFVDVPNSGSLGQGISMAVGLALGLRLRGEPGRVYLVTGDGELDEGQSWESFAVAAHYGLNNLVTIVDLNGVQLDGHCEEVLRKGDLAARFRSLGFEVFEINGHDIGQIVETLEKAEKSARPPVIIAKTIRGRGVPPIEDTAKQRLSRDDALKYAGNIC; this comes from the coding sequence GTGGAAAGAGGGGTTTCAGAACTAGCTCAGTTAGCGTGTAAAGCCAGGAAATATCTCGTACTTATGGCGGGCTACGACCCAGGCATGCATCTAGGCTCTTCGCTTTCAGTCATCGAAATAGTTACAGCTCTCTACGGCACTGGAAGAGTAAAATTCAACGTCGCCAACGGCGCACACAATAGAAATTACTTTGTGTTGTCAAAAGGTCATGCTGTACATGCAATATACGCCCTTGCTGCCGCAATGGGATATCTCAGCATTGACGAACTTAGAGAGACCGGTAGCCTCGGCAGCCGTCTCCAAAACCACCCAGAGGTAGACACCCCCTTCGTAGATGTTCCAAACTCAGGCTCTCTTGGCCAAGGCATAAGCATGGCGGTGGGCCTTGCCCTAGGCCTTAGGCTGAGGGGAGAGCCCGGGCGGGTATATCTAGTCACAGGAGATGGAGAATTAGACGAGGGGCAGAGCTGGGAGTCTTTCGCCGTGGCGGCACACTACGGCTTAAACAACCTGGTGACAATCGTTGATTTAAACGGCGTCCAGCTTGATGGGCACTGTGAAGAGGTGTTACGCAAGGGAGATCTAGCAGCTAGGTTTAGGTCTCTCGGCTTTGAAGTTTTTGAAATAAATGGACATGACATAGGTCAAATAGTGGAGACGCTTGAAAAAGCTGAAAAAAGCGCTAGGCCGCCTGTTATAATTGCAAAGACTATAAGAGGGAGGGGGGTGCCTCCGATAGAGGACACCGCAAAACAGAGACTTTCAAGAGACGACGCCCTCAAATACGCGGGGAATATATGCTAG
- a CDS encoding tyrosine--tRNA ligase, producing MERLLRNVEEVVTKEEFLSLRGGLAYLGFEPLWPIHVGWLVWAYKLAELREAGFDVVVLVATWHAWINDKGALEELRSHGEKVKAVLDKIGKFKYVYGDEIARDPRYWELVVKTAKETSLARVRRATPVMGRRMEEVELDFSKLLYPIMQVADIFYLGVDVAVGGMDQRRAHMLARDVAEKLGFKKPVAIHTPIITSLSGTGRMEGTHRELDEVYAMYKMSKSKPQSAIFITDSEEEVRRKIWAAYCPPRETKFNPVFEIATYLLIPYGGPLEVGGRRYEDAGALERDYKEGVVTPQALKEAVATALAAMLTKLR from the coding sequence ATGGAACGTCTGTTGAGAAATGTAGAAGAGGTTGTGACAAAAGAGGAGTTTCTCAGCCTAAGAGGCGGTTTGGCATATCTCGGGTTTGAGCCTCTGTGGCCTATACACGTGGGGTGGCTCGTCTGGGCTTACAAACTCGCGGAGCTGAGAGAGGCTGGGTTTGACGTCGTGGTGCTCGTTGCTACATGGCATGCCTGGATAAACGACAAGGGGGCGCTGGAGGAGCTCCGTAGCCATGGCGAAAAAGTGAAGGCGGTGTTAGACAAGATCGGCAAGTTCAAGTATGTATACGGAGACGAGATTGCGAGGGACCCCCGTTACTGGGAGCTGGTGGTGAAGACCGCCAAGGAGACCTCGCTGGCTCGGGTGAGGAGGGCCACCCCGGTCATGGGGAGACGTATGGAGGAGGTGGAGCTCGACTTCTCGAAGCTCCTCTACCCAATAATGCAAGTGGCCGACATATTCTACTTGGGCGTAGACGTGGCCGTGGGGGGTATGGACCAGAGGCGGGCCCACATGCTGGCGCGCGACGTCGCCGAGAAACTCGGCTTTAAAAAGCCCGTTGCTATACACACGCCGATTATAACCTCGCTCTCCGGCACTGGCAGGATGGAGGGCACCCACAGAGAGCTAGACGAGGTGTACGCCATGTACAAGATGAGCAAGTCGAAGCCTCAGAGTGCCATATTTATTACAGACTCCGAAGAAGAGGTGCGGAGGAAGATCTGGGCAGCCTACTGCCCTCCCAGAGAGACTAAGTTCAACCCCGTGTTTGAAATAGCCACATATCTCCTCATACCTTACGGCGGTCCGCTGGAAGTGGGCGGACGGCGTTATGAAGACGCTGGCGCGTTAGAGAGAGACTATAAAGAGGGAGTTGTAACTCCACAAGCATTAAAAGAGGCAGTGGCAACTGCTCTAGCGGCTATGCTCACAAAATTGAGATAA
- the aroF gene encoding 3-deoxy-7-phosphoheptulonate synthase — protein MLYIVEGPQQGKSLKEEIEARGVPAWYVELWGNYIVVTPPNVRLQGLNTPVKAAIELKTDSQLVSREWKRDPTPVYIGGREVREGKIFIIAGPCSVETEDQIMKTARFVKEAGADALRGGAFKPRTSPYTFQGLGEEGLKLLAKAREETGLPAVTELMDPEDMPLVVRYADAIQVGARNMQNFTLLKKLGRAGKPVLLKRGFGNTIEEWLLAAEYVALHGNGGIILVERGIRTFDKTLRFTLDVGAIAYAKQHTHLPVIGDPSHPAGDRRYVIPLALAILAAGADGLIVEVHPDPDKAWSDAKQQLTFDQFRELVQKAREVARALGKS, from the coding sequence ATGTTGTATATAGTCGAGGGGCCTCAACAAGGGAAATCTCTAAAGGAAGAGATAGAGGCTAGGGGAGTTCCTGCATGGTATGTAGAGCTTTGGGGGAACTATATAGTAGTTACGCCGCCAAATGTCCGACTCCAAGGGTTGAACACGCCAGTTAAAGCCGCCATAGAATTAAAGACAGACAGTCAGCTGGTCTCCAGGGAGTGGAAGAGGGATCCCACGCCTGTCTACATCGGCGGTAGAGAGGTTAGAGAGGGGAAGATCTTCATAATAGCAGGTCCTTGTTCTGTAGAGACCGAGGACCAGATCATGAAGACAGCGAGGTTTGTAAAAGAGGCTGGGGCAGACGCGTTGAGGGGAGGGGCCTTCAAGCCGAGGACAAGCCCATACACTTTCCAAGGCCTAGGGGAGGAGGGGCTGAAGCTACTGGCCAAGGCCAGGGAGGAGACGGGCCTCCCCGCCGTCACGGAGCTTATGGACCCGGAGGATATGCCGCTGGTGGTTAGATACGCAGACGCGATACAGGTGGGGGCTAGAAACATGCAGAACTTCACTCTTCTGAAGAAGCTCGGCCGAGCGGGCAAGCCGGTGCTTCTCAAGAGAGGCTTTGGAAACACCATAGAGGAGTGGCTACTGGCGGCTGAGTACGTGGCTCTCCACGGCAACGGCGGTATAATCCTAGTGGAGAGAGGTATTAGAACCTTCGACAAAACCCTTAGGTTTACGCTCGACGTAGGCGCGATAGCCTACGCCAAACAACACACCCACTTGCCTGTGATAGGCGACCCCAGCCACCCGGCTGGAGACAGGAGATACGTCATACCGCTGGCCCTCGCCATATTAGCGGCTGGGGCAGACGGTCTAATCGTGGAGGTGCACCCGGACCCCGACAAGGCGTGGAGCGACGCAAAACAACAACTCACCTTCGACCAGTTCAGAGAGCTTGTACAAAAGGCTAGAGAAGTGGCGAGGGCTCTAGGCAAGAGCTAA
- a CDS encoding nucleotidyltransferase family protein — MRCVAVLLAAGSSTRFGGDKLLHTWRGRPLVWWAAESLRRAGLEIYIVVNRREVAKAAGGVDGVVYNPWWRFGLSTSVKSALAALYDKPCILWALGDMPCVRPETHLKIARECDVGLAVPTYGGRRGNPVASCRDVYPLAMGLTGDVGLRALINAVPTKYIPVDDPGVLIDVDSPGELESLSSCLEPSPLL; from the coding sequence GTGAGGTGCGTAGCAGTGTTGCTTGCAGCGGGCAGCTCCACGCGCTTCGGAGGCGACAAGCTTCTTCATACATGGCGTGGGCGGCCTCTGGTGTGGTGGGCCGCCGAGTCGCTCAGGAGAGCAGGCCTTGAGATATACATCGTGGTAAACAGGAGGGAGGTCGCGAAGGCAGCCGGCGGCGTCGACGGCGTTGTATATAACCCCTGGTGGCGGTTTGGCCTATCTACGAGCGTGAAGTCGGCTCTGGCGGCGCTTTACGACAAGCCTTGCATCTTGTGGGCTCTCGGCGATATGCCCTGCGTGAGGCCGGAAACACACCTCAAAATTGCCAGAGAGTGTGACGTTGGCTTGGCCGTGCCTACGTATGGCGGCCGCAGGGGAAATCCTGTGGCGTCGTGTAGAGACGTCTACCCACTCGCAATGGGTCTTACCGGCGACGTGGGCCTCCGCGCTTTAATAAACGCCGTCCCGACGAAATATATCCCCGTGGACGACCCAGGGGTATTGATTGACGTGGACAGCCCAGGGGAGCTGGAGAGCCTTAGCTCTTGCCTAGAGCCCTCGCCACTTCTCTAG
- the cutA gene encoding glyceraldehyde dehydrogenase subunit alpha, which produces MGFVGKPLPRFEDDVILRGKARYVDDIDLPGMLYAGFVRSPYAHAKVLKVDLSDAAGHPGVVAVFGPGDGFNFAPGGKVRYQGEAVAMVVARDRYVLYDALEKAAVDYEPLPAVVDVYEALKPGAPLVDESLGSNVVYENIYIGGDVEKAFREADVVVEGRFSIQRLVPSAMETRGVVASYDGETLTVWSSTQVPFDIRKEVAKALGLPLAKVRVIQPHVGGAFGSKLLVYPEELWVARAAYVLRAPVKWVATRTEDFRATTHGRGLTLEYRACAKRDGEILAVEGTIYEDAGAYYWGEGLADTAARMLPGPYDIRHGRVKVIAVLTNKTPLSAYRGAGRPEATLFIERIVDHIADELGIDRVEIRRRNLVRQLPYTNVFGITYDTGDYPATFERGLERLGYHQLRRWAEEEARRGRILGVGLSVYVEITTFGYETAILRAEEDGSFTLYTALTPHGQGLATALAQVVADELEVSPEVVKVYWGDTAYISDGIGTMGSRSITAGGSAAILAARKLKAELAKAAEKLLGCKPEYSGGKFRCGDKEISIGDVVKAVYRGEAEAQLTVEAIYHAEPTFPFGVHVAVVELDPETGFVKPLLYRSYDDVGVVVNPLLAAGQVMGGALQGIAQALYEEVIYDSDGNLVTSNLAFYYVPTAVEAPRFEVYFAERPHPSKHPTGTKGIGEAATIASTPAVVAAVEDAMRKIKPGVRISKTPVSPEDVWRMLR; this is translated from the coding sequence GTGGGGTTTGTTGGCAAGCCGCTTCCCAGGTTTGAAGACGATGTGATTCTCAGGGGGAAGGCGCGGTATGTAGACGACATCGATCTTCCTGGCATGTTGTACGCAGGTTTTGTCAGATCGCCGTATGCGCATGCCAAGGTGTTGAAAGTGGATTTGTCGGACGCCGCTGGACACCCCGGCGTTGTGGCTGTTTTTGGCCCCGGCGATGGCTTCAACTTCGCCCCTGGGGGGAAGGTGAGGTACCAGGGGGAGGCCGTGGCGATGGTGGTGGCGCGAGACCGCTATGTTCTCTACGACGCGTTGGAGAAGGCGGCAGTGGACTACGAGCCTCTGCCGGCTGTAGTTGATGTATATGAGGCGTTAAAGCCAGGCGCGCCGCTTGTAGACGAGAGCCTTGGATCTAACGTGGTGTATGAAAATATATACATCGGCGGCGATGTTGAAAAGGCCTTCCGCGAGGCCGACGTGGTTGTGGAGGGGAGGTTCTCAATACAGCGCCTCGTGCCATCTGCCATGGAGACGCGGGGGGTCGTTGCCTCATACGACGGGGAGACCCTCACGGTGTGGAGCTCCACCCAAGTGCCTTTTGATATCAGAAAAGAGGTGGCCAAAGCCCTCGGCTTGCCTCTGGCGAAGGTCAGAGTGATACAGCCCCACGTCGGGGGGGCCTTTGGGTCTAAGCTCCTTGTGTATCCGGAGGAGCTGTGGGTGGCCAGGGCGGCCTACGTCCTCAGAGCGCCTGTGAAATGGGTGGCCACAAGGACCGAGGACTTTAGGGCTACTACACACGGCAGAGGGCTCACCCTTGAGTATAGAGCATGCGCAAAGAGAGACGGGGAGATATTGGCAGTGGAGGGGACGATATATGAAGATGCCGGGGCCTACTACTGGGGGGAGGGCCTCGCAGACACTGCCGCTAGGATGCTCCCAGGTCCCTACGACATACGGCACGGCAGGGTAAAGGTAATAGCTGTCTTGACGAATAAAACGCCGCTTAGCGCATATAGAGGGGCAGGGAGGCCGGAGGCCACCCTCTTTATTGAGCGTATAGTTGACCACATAGCGGATGAGCTGGGGATAGACAGGGTGGAGATCAGGAGGAGGAACCTAGTCCGGCAGCTCCCCTACACAAATGTCTTCGGGATTACGTACGACACAGGGGATTACCCGGCCACCTTCGAGAGGGGGCTGGAGAGGCTGGGCTACCACCAGCTTAGGAGGTGGGCTGAGGAGGAGGCGCGGAGGGGAAGAATCCTGGGAGTTGGGCTGTCGGTATATGTCGAAATTACCACCTTCGGCTACGAGACGGCGATCTTGAGGGCTGAGGAAGACGGTAGTTTTACGCTCTATACCGCGTTGACGCCGCACGGCCAAGGTCTTGCCACCGCCCTTGCCCAGGTGGTAGCCGACGAGCTTGAGGTGTCTCCGGAGGTTGTGAAGGTGTACTGGGGAGATACCGCGTATATAAGCGACGGGATCGGAACGATGGGCAGCCGCTCGATTACAGCGGGCGGCTCTGCTGCAATTTTAGCGGCTAGGAAGCTGAAGGCCGAGCTGGCCAAGGCAGCGGAGAAGCTACTGGGCTGCAAGCCTGAATATAGCGGGGGCAAGTTCCGCTGTGGCGACAAAGAGATCTCTATTGGCGATGTGGTTAAGGCCGTCTACAGAGGGGAGGCCGAGGCTCAACTGACCGTGGAGGCCATTTACCACGCGGAGCCCACCTTCCCCTTCGGCGTCCACGTCGCCGTGGTGGAGCTAGACCCCGAGACGGGGTTTGTAAAACCCCTCCTCTACAGGTCGTACGACGACGTCGGCGTTGTCGTCAACCCGCTCCTAGCCGCGGGGCAAGTAATGGGCGGAGCTCTCCAGGGCATCGCCCAGGCCCTATACGAGGAGGTTATCTACGACAGCGATGGAAACCTCGTCACGTCGAATTTGGCGTTTTACTACGTGCCTACTGCCGTCGAGGCGCCCCGTTTCGAGGTGTACTTTGCTGAGAGGCCCCACCCCTCTAAACACCCCACGGGAACAAAAGGCATAGGAGAAGCCGCAACAATCGCCTCCACGCCGGCTGTGGTGGCGGCTGTGGAAGACGCTATGCGCAAGATCAAGCCTGGGGTTAGGATATCCAAGACCCCCGTGTCGCCCGAGGACGTCTGGAGGATGTTGAGGTGA
- a CDS encoding (2Fe-2S)-binding protein yields the protein MRVRLRVNGIWHEVDVEPRALLVHVLRDLGYKSVRVGCDTATCGACTVLMNGRPVKSCNVLAVQADGAEIYTAEYSDELMERLREAFKRKHAAQCGFCTSGMLLTAYYLVKRGAKTAEEIAEGLAGVLCRCTGYQNIVEAVKEVANS from the coding sequence ATGAGGGTGAGACTGAGGGTAAACGGCATTTGGCATGAAGTAGATGTGGAGCCGAGGGCTCTGCTCGTACACGTCCTTAGAGACCTCGGCTACAAGTCTGTACGCGTGGGGTGCGACACTGCCACTTGCGGCGCGTGCACCGTGTTGATGAACGGGAGACCGGTCAAGAGCTGCAACGTGCTGGCTGTGCAAGCAGATGGAGCGGAGATATACACGGCCGAGTACAGCGACGAGCTCATGGAGAGACTTAGGGAGGCGTTTAAGAGGAAACACGCGGCGCAATGCGGCTTCTGCACCTCCGGCATGCTTCTCACAGCCTATTATCTCGTCAAGAGGGGTGCCAAAACCGCTGAGGAGATAGCGGAGGGCCTCGCGGGGGTGCTCTGTAGATGCACAGGCTACCAAAACATAGTAGAGGCCGTAAAAGAGGTAGCAAACTCCTAA
- a CDS encoding FAD binding domain-containing protein: MFPPAFEYVRAGSLSEAVEILSRREDAAPIAGGQSLIPLLKLRLVRYGLLVDIGRISELHYVRYGDVVEVGALARHFEFEDSPCPFLRQVALRIGDPQVRSLGTVGGSLAHADPLGDWPAALLALGAVVKVVGPGSVREVDIDDFIRGPYFTALERGELVAGVSFRCPQRGAYVKFSRRHNDFALVATAVVAEVKEGHIVWARVAALGAGDRPVRLRKVETLLAGSPLSKDVIAAAGETAAKEADPPSDFRASAEYRRALLSVAVRRALERL; this comes from the coding sequence ATGTTTCCGCCTGCTTTTGAATATGTGCGAGCTGGTTCCCTCTCCGAGGCCGTAGAAATCCTCTCGCGAAGAGAGGACGCGGCGCCTATCGCGGGGGGCCAGAGCTTGATCCCTCTGCTTAAGTTGCGTCTTGTGCGGTATGGCCTCCTGGTGGACATCGGGAGAATCTCCGAGCTCCACTACGTCAGATACGGCGATGTGGTTGAGGTGGGGGCTCTCGCGCGGCATTTCGAGTTTGAGGACTCTCCTTGTCCCTTCTTGAGACAAGTCGCATTACGCATAGGCGACCCCCAGGTGAGGTCTCTGGGCACGGTGGGGGGCTCTCTCGCCCACGCCGACCCTCTGGGCGACTGGCCCGCCGCACTTCTGGCGCTTGGCGCGGTGGTCAAGGTAGTGGGGCCCGGTAGCGTTAGAGAGGTCGACATTGATGACTTCATCCGGGGACCCTACTTCACCGCCCTGGAGAGGGGGGAGCTGGTGGCGGGAGTAAGCTTTAGATGTCCCCAAAGGGGGGCGTACGTTAAGTTCTCCAGGCGGCACAACGATTTCGCTCTGGTGGCGACTGCGGTTGTCGCAGAGGTGAAGGAGGGACACATCGTGTGGGCCCGGGTAGCGGCTCTAGGCGCTGGGGATAGGCCAGTGAGGCTTAGGAAGGTGGAGACCCTTCTGGCGGGGTCGCCCCTGAGTAAAGACGTCATCGCGGCGGCGGGAGAGACTGCAGCTAAGGAAGCCGACCCCCCGTCGGACTTCCGCGCCTCTGCGGAATATAGGAGGGCTCTCCTAAGCGTGGCCGTGAGAAGGGCTTTGGAGAGACTATGA
- a CDS encoding prephenate dehydrogenase, with protein MRIGIVGSGAMGSWLRQELSSLHRVLVFDIDRTRSDVSSLEELVRWAEVVIVAVPFWAAREVLREIAPMASGRLVMDIATFKRGVVETYSEFPLDAKVASVHPLFGPGAPSIKGQRVLIMEVPGRQGALEAFRFWSELGAVVEWGDLAKHDYYVSRTIALSYAVGLALARIYAETGEEIFKYGGTSFRYLAAYAFSLLRDPNAPRYAEEAPLEEFIKALSRGDLPKALLDPDAAYKAFYKALEALKDLYG; from the coding sequence GTGAGGATTGGTATAGTGGGGAGTGGGGCAATGGGGTCTTGGCTGAGGCAGGAGCTGTCTTCTCTCCACAGGGTGCTGGTTTTTGATATAGACAGGACAAGGTCTGACGTGTCTTCGCTTGAGGAGCTGGTGAGGTGGGCCGAGGTTGTCATTGTGGCCGTGCCTTTTTGGGCAGCGAGGGAGGTGCTTAGGGAGATCGCGCCCATGGCCTCCGGTAGGCTGGTTATGGATATCGCCACGTTTAAGAGGGGGGTGGTGGAGACGTACAGCGAGTTTCCGCTGGACGCGAAGGTTGCGTCTGTCCACCCGCTTTTTGGCCCTGGGGCTCCTTCCATAAAGGGGCAGAGGGTTCTCATCATGGAGGTGCCGGGGAGACAGGGGGCTCTGGAGGCCTTCCGCTTCTGGTCCGAGCTGGGGGCCGTGGTAGAGTGGGGGGATCTCGCAAAACACGACTACTACGTCTCCCGCACCATCGCGCTCAGCTATGCGGTAGGTCTCGCCTTGGCAAGGATCTACGCCGAGACAGGCGAGGAGATCTTCAAATACGGCGGCACCTCCTTTAGATATCTGGCCGCCTACGCCTTCTCCCTCCTGCGTGACCCAAATGCGCCTAGATACGCCGAAGAGGCCCCCCTGGAGGAGTTCATAAAAGCCCTCAGCCGCGGCGATTTGCCAAAGGCCTTGCTGGACCCCGACGCGGCATACAAAGCCTTCTACAAGGCGCTGGAGGCGCTGAAAGACCTCTATGGCTGA